Proteins found in one uncultured Desulfuromonas sp. genomic segment:
- a CDS encoding TerB N-terminal domain-containing protein translates to MKIIIALFILYIIYRAIKKSPSNKKPPLRTEATFRFESIEPRTSASAPKQLPKPKERTIPKTAKTAKWYRSDECVSVQGYDLSGGLIYVGEMLRDSSGYDNDACLINPKLKTAPAEPWEDADEMGYWPRYETISPKCRGAYLKWLADGRSEPEAYIGYVFLFFYGLERRLFVDGSKGNISAEERLDIVQEVIRLRKIYGNNRSFHGYASNFLAMEWVLYESDQPAPDYLDFDDRYCSEPFQVVLAQYVADGKAIPGDVALRWIILHPEFGLRTPARRCAKEFRALFLHRYTQQFGDGLIINPNKTLLKLEYHAASSSIRGALQLKIPKLPNPFILKAPLKKIGILVEECTTQLEPYSRFIGRKNNDPNSLAALALLPKELMLRAPTAQKAQSLLTQISSHGAGLIATESLYTGLEERVPLQIGKKESENLATMIEGMGFGIAPDIRFHNIKPTLDGNVVIFPKGHGIDFRPSREFRTLITILRLGAIVSQIDNDLSPAEEATLQTLINESRELTQIEKESLLAFLHWCLNTPQGTAGIKQRLADVSSVEKTAISHILISVAYADGRIDPREVKQLEKIYTTLGLNKEQVTSDLHTLAAANEPVTVGLRDREPSYAIPSPDIEPVQTKGFSLNEELIRIRTEETRQVRGVLEEIFADQVDDQDDDNLAVDIPTAKNPLESLDTVHQKFFHRLLEQETWERRAIHDLCKELGLMVNGAMEVLNEWAFDHANAPLIDDGEPVFVDVDLAKEIVNG, encoded by the coding sequence ATGAAAATAATTATTGCACTATTCATCCTCTATATAATTTATCGAGCAATAAAAAAGTCCCCGTCCAACAAAAAGCCTCCACTTAGAACGGAAGCCACATTCCGCTTCGAAAGCATTGAACCACGCACCAGTGCTAGTGCGCCGAAACAACTGCCCAAGCCCAAGGAACGGACCATTCCAAAAACTGCTAAAACTGCAAAATGGTATCGCTCTGACGAATGTGTCAGCGTACAAGGATACGACCTCTCTGGCGGCCTAATTTATGTCGGTGAAATGTTGCGTGACAGCAGCGGATATGACAATGATGCCTGCCTCATTAATCCAAAGCTCAAAACTGCTCCAGCTGAACCTTGGGAGGATGCTGATGAAATGGGCTACTGGCCAAGATATGAAACGATCTCACCCAAATGTCGTGGAGCTTATCTGAAATGGCTGGCAGATGGCCGATCCGAGCCCGAGGCTTATATAGGTTACGTTTTTCTGTTTTTTTACGGGTTGGAACGGCGTCTATTTGTTGACGGCTCTAAAGGAAACATATCTGCGGAAGAGCGGCTCGACATCGTTCAAGAAGTCATTCGTCTGCGAAAAATTTATGGTAACAACCGTTCATTCCACGGTTACGCGAGCAATTTTCTTGCAATGGAATGGGTTCTTTACGAAAGTGACCAACCTGCCCCTGACTACCTTGACTTTGACGACCGATACTGTTCTGAACCATTTCAAGTCGTTCTAGCCCAATACGTTGCTGACGGCAAAGCCATTCCAGGGGACGTGGCCCTCCGATGGATCATTCTTCATCCTGAATTTGGTTTAAGAACACCCGCACGGCGCTGTGCAAAAGAATTTAGAGCGTTATTCTTGCACCGCTATACACAGCAATTCGGTGACGGGTTAATTATCAACCCCAATAAAACGCTTTTAAAACTTGAGTATCACGCTGCAAGCTCCTCAATCCGAGGAGCTTTGCAACTCAAGATTCCAAAGTTACCCAATCCTTTTATTCTCAAAGCACCGTTGAAAAAGATAGGCATCCTAGTTGAGGAATGCACAACCCAACTGGAACCGTACAGCCGCTTTATCGGACGCAAAAATAATGATCCAAATTCTCTTGCCGCTTTGGCTTTGCTACCGAAAGAGCTTATGCTTCGAGCACCAACGGCTCAAAAAGCGCAATCACTTCTTACCCAAATCAGCTCACATGGTGCAGGGCTGATAGCGACTGAAAGCCTTTACACCGGTTTAGAAGAACGGGTTCCTTTGCAGATCGGCAAGAAGGAGTCGGAAAACTTGGCAACCATGATTGAAGGAATGGGTTTCGGTATTGCCCCTGACATCCGATTCCACAACATAAAACCGACCCTTGACGGCAACGTGGTAATTTTCCCAAAGGGGCATGGTATAGACTTCCGCCCTTCCAGAGAGTTTCGCACGCTGATCACTATTCTTCGGCTTGGTGCCATCGTCAGCCAAATTGACAATGATCTTTCTCCGGCAGAGGAAGCAACACTGCAAACGCTGATAAATGAAAGCCGTGAATTAACCCAGATTGAAAAAGAATCACTGCTGGCGTTTCTTCATTGGTGCCTCAATACCCCTCAAGGGACCGCAGGCATCAAACAGCGACTGGCCGACGTCAGTTCAGTTGAAAAAACGGCAATTAGTCACATCTTGATCTCGGTTGCCTATGCCGATGGCCGAATTGACCCAAGGGAGGTCAAGCAGCTGGAAAAAATTTACACGACGTTGGGTCTGAATAAAGAACAGGTGACGAGTGATCTTCATACGCTGGCCGCTGCGAATGAACCCGTGACCGTCGGGTTGCGGGACAGAGAGCCTAGTTACGCGATTCCTTCTCCCGATATTGAACCGGTTCAAACAAAAGGGTTCAGTTTGAATGAAGAGCTCATCCGTATTCGTACAGAAGAAACCCGCCAAGTTAGAGGAGTTCTGGAAGAAATCTTCGCCGACCAAGTAGACGACCAGGACGATGACAATCTTGCTGTGGATATACCTACAGCTAAAAATCCCTTGGAGAGCTTGGATACCGTCCATCAGAAGTTCTTTCATCGTTTGTTAGAACAAGAAACATGGGAACGACGCGCTATACACGATTTGTGTAAGGAACTCGGTTTAATGGTGAATGGCGCAATGGAGGTGCTTAACGAGTGGGCCTTTGACCATGCAAATGCACCGTTGATCGATGATGGCGAACCGGTGTTTGTCGATGTAGATCTTGCGAAGGAGATAGTTAATGGCTGA
- a CDS encoding type II toxin-antitoxin system HipA family toxin — MGRKRHGSELFIFMNGEKVGQLTRTAGGRLECRYADTWLDSGAGRGLSLSMPLTDQVYSGQVVENYFDNLLPDSQPIRDRIQKRFSARSNRGFDLLWHIGRDCIGAIQLLPEDQSPDVHHIEAEPLTGADIAQILKNYATMPLGMQQDKDFRISIAGAQEKTALLNHHGQWHRPLGATPTSHLVKLPIGRIDHSGMDLSGSVENEWLCLAVLAAYGLPTAPSEIMDFAGTKALTVERFDRRWSTDHSWLIRLPQEDMCQALNVPPALKYESDGGPGIEAIMTLLLGSARSLEDRRTFMTQVFLFWLLGAIDGHGKNFSITLRPGGSFHLTPVYDVISAYPLIAQKQLNQKRLTMAMSLQGKNRHYHWEQMFRRHWLATAKRCKFPAEEMNRIIDESLEKLDGVIERVGSLLPQGFPEEIAASIFEGMKNARDRIDRSAMM, encoded by the coding sequence ATGGGTCGCAAACGACACGGATCAGAGCTGTTCATTTTTATGAACGGCGAAAAGGTGGGTCAACTCACCCGCACTGCCGGAGGCAGACTGGAATGCCGCTATGCCGACACCTGGCTGGACAGTGGCGCGGGACGAGGACTCTCCCTGTCCATGCCACTGACCGATCAAGTTTATTCCGGCCAAGTCGTCGAAAATTACTTCGACAACTTGCTTCCCGACAGTCAGCCAATCCGCGACCGCATTCAGAAGCGTTTTAGTGCCCGATCCAATCGCGGCTTTGATCTGTTGTGGCATATCGGCCGCGATTGTATCGGTGCTATCCAGCTCCTCCCGGAAGACCAATCCCCGGATGTGCACCACATCGAAGCGGAACCTCTCACGGGCGCCGACATTGCCCAAATCCTGAAAAACTACGCCACCATGCCGTTGGGCATGCAGCAAGACAAAGATTTTCGCATCTCCATCGCCGGAGCTCAGGAAAAAACCGCACTGCTGAACCACCATGGCCAATGGCACCGTCCATTGGGAGCAACCCCCACCAGCCACCTGGTTAAACTACCCATTGGCCGCATTGACCACAGCGGCATGGACTTAAGCGGCAGCGTTGAAAATGAATGGCTGTGCCTGGCCGTCCTTGCGGCATACGGCCTACCTACCGCCCCCAGTGAAATCATGGATTTTGCAGGCACGAAAGCCCTGACTGTCGAACGCTTTGACCGCCGCTGGTCCACGGACCACTCCTGGCTGATCCGCTTGCCGCAGGAAGATATGTGTCAGGCTCTCAACGTACCGCCGGCCCTGAAATACGAATCCGATGGCGGCCCCGGCATTGAAGCGATCATGACCTTGCTGCTGGGCTCAGCGCGCAGCCTGGAAGACCGCCGCACCTTTATGACCCAGGTGTTTCTCTTCTGGTTGCTCGGCGCTATTGACGGCCACGGTAAAAACTTCAGCATTACCTTGAGACCTGGAGGATCTTTTCACTTAACCCCGGTCTACGATGTGATCTCCGCCTATCCCCTGATCGCCCAAAAACAGCTCAATCAAAAACGGCTGACCATGGCCATGTCGCTCCAGGGGAAAAACCGCCATTATCACTGGGAACAGATGTTTCGCCGCCACTGGCTGGCCACGGCCAAACGGTGTAAATTTCCTGCGGAAGAGATGAACCGCATTATTGATGAGAGCCTTGAGAAGCTGGATGGCGTGATTGAACGAGTTGGCAGCCTATTGCCACAAGGATTTCCCGAGGAGATTGCGGCTTCCATTTTTGAGGGGATGAAAAACGCACGGGATCGGATCGATAGATCCGCTATGATGTAA
- a CDS encoding helix-turn-helix transcriptional regulator, whose product MRTKTTSPQSLGLILRAARKRKGLSQTKAGKSVGIDQPTLSKIERGESNARLDTLFRLLAALDMELIIKPRETSSETEGDRW is encoded by the coding sequence ATGAGAACCAAAACAACATCCCCGCAAAGCCTTGGTCTCATTTTGCGTGCGGCACGCAAACGCAAAGGCCTCAGCCAAACAAAAGCCGGAAAATCCGTCGGTATCGATCAGCCCACTTTATCCAAAATTGAACGCGGCGAATCCAATGCCCGTCTCGACACGCTGTTTCGACTCTTGGCTGCCTTGGATATGGAACTGATCATCAAACCACGCGAAACCTCCTCAGAAACCGAGGGAGATCGCTGGTAA
- a CDS encoding GGDEF domain-containing protein, with protein sequence MARIDEKLYAAAVAVPFVLEDDFHDRAVAEHSISAAEDDRNIVNLSKLNDRLGIKFLYTVVRDHNGAYRLTSSSALKEELEHDDKVRYYTAYPDVSVTLKQSFEESHINFSRRDEPYHALYVPVFSDRWGTYRSIFIPIRTPSGHTYVVGADLDISYVTAQLRSNTLKTILSFVIFTLAVLPIIYAYIQALKQKNREYQRVHQLYLDQSKRSITDPLTQLYNRFKLDDELETAFSLYQSHNRTFALIMTDLDYFKAINDRYGHQVGDSVLQSIAALLKESSRSADVVGRWGGEEFMIICRDADSYGAFHFAEKLRTEIASYARTHDYPLTASFGVAEPQKKQSLSQLLQCVDEALYAAKRAGRNQTVKATDDLRATPLFDTDE encoded by the coding sequence TTGGCGCGGATCGATGAAAAGCTCTACGCCGCAGCGGTGGCCGTTCCTTTCGTTCTCGAAGACGATTTCCATGATCGCGCCGTTGCTGAACACAGCATCAGTGCTGCTGAGGATGACCGCAACATCGTCAACCTCTCAAAACTCAATGACCGCCTTGGCATAAAGTTTCTTTACACTGTTGTACGTGACCACAATGGCGCCTACCGCCTGACCAGCTCAAGCGCCCTCAAAGAGGAGCTGGAACACGACGACAAAGTGCGCTACTACACGGCCTATCCCGATGTCAGCGTCACCCTCAAACAGAGCTTTGAAGAATCACATATTAATTTCAGTCGCCGCGACGAGCCATATCACGCGTTGTACGTGCCGGTCTTCTCTGACCGCTGGGGCACCTACCGCTCCATTTTTATCCCGATACGCACGCCCTCCGGACACACCTATGTCGTCGGTGCTGACCTCGACATCTCCTACGTCACAGCACAGTTGCGCAGCAACACGCTAAAAACGATATTGAGTTTTGTCATTTTCACCTTGGCGGTCCTGCCAATTATTTATGCCTACATCCAGGCACTGAAGCAGAAAAATCGCGAATACCAACGGGTCCACCAGCTCTATCTCGACCAATCCAAGCGCTCCATCACAGATCCACTCACCCAGCTTTACAACCGATTCAAACTGGACGACGAACTCGAAACCGCATTCAGCCTTTACCAAAGCCACAACCGAACATTTGCGCTGATCATGACCGATCTGGATTATTTCAAAGCCATCAATGACCGCTATGGCCATCAGGTCGGCGACAGCGTACTGCAGAGCATTGCCGCCCTGCTCAAAGAATCTTCGCGATCAGCAGATGTTGTCGGGCGTTGGGGCGGCGAAGAATTTATGATCATCTGCCGGGACGCTGATAGCTACGGAGCCTTTCATTTTGCAGAAAAGCTCAGAACGGAAATTGCCAGCTATGCCCGCACTCACGACTACCCCCTTACGGCGAGTTTCGGCGTCGCGGAACCACAAAAAAAACAATCGCTGTCCCAATTATTGCAGTGTGTTGACGAAGCCCTGTATGCCGCCAAGCGTGCCGGCAGAAACCAGACGGTCAAAGCCACCGATGACCTCCGCGCAACGCCCCTTTTCGACACGGACGAGTAA
- the gabT gene encoding 4-aminobutyrate--2-oxoglutarate transaminase, giving the protein MLTGLELPQVGHQRSAASQELLQRKNNYVANGISVSAPIIIDEAKGAVMRDIDGNTYIDLYGGIGVINAGHCPETVVKSIQQQAEKLLHSCFMVTMYQPYIDLAEKLARITPGDHAKKAMFVNSGAEAVENAIKIAKAYTNRPAVIAFDGGFHGRTLLTMTLTSKVKPYKFGCGPFAPEVYKAPAAYCYRCPYKASYPDCGLHCLEHFERFFVAEVAAEDVAAMIIEPIQGEGGFIVPPKEFLQGLKKICEEHGIVFIADEVQSGFTRTGKMFAIEHFDVVPDLMTMAKGIAAGMPLSAVVGKAEIMDAATPGRIGGTFGGNPVSCAAALATIDLMEQENFCGKAEHAGTKLKKALIELQKKYPIIGDVRGLGSMTAIELIKDPQTKEPNKKAAADLIHYCFENGILIMGAGIFGNVIRFLPPVVISDEQLDKAIEVLENGFATLCK; this is encoded by the coding sequence ATGTTAACGGGTCTTGAACTACCACAAGTCGGCCATCAACGCAGTGCTGCCAGCCAGGAACTGCTGCAACGTAAAAATAATTATGTCGCCAACGGCATTTCCGTTTCCGCCCCCATTATTATTGACGAGGCTAAAGGGGCGGTGATGCGCGATATCGACGGCAACACCTATATTGATCTGTATGGGGGTATCGGCGTCATCAATGCCGGGCACTGTCCTGAAACCGTTGTAAAAAGTATTCAGCAACAAGCAGAGAAACTGCTTCACAGCTGTTTTATGGTCACCATGTACCAGCCCTATATTGACCTCGCGGAAAAACTGGCACGCATTACCCCCGGCGACCATGCCAAAAAAGCCATGTTCGTCAACAGCGGTGCCGAAGCTGTGGAAAATGCCATCAAGATCGCCAAGGCGTACACCAATCGCCCGGCAGTGATTGCGTTTGATGGCGGTTTTCATGGTCGTACGCTGCTGACCATGACACTGACCAGCAAGGTGAAACCCTACAAGTTCGGCTGCGGCCCGTTCGCGCCGGAGGTGTACAAAGCACCGGCGGCTTACTGCTATCGCTGCCCGTACAAGGCAAGCTATCCGGACTGTGGCCTGCATTGCCTTGAACACTTCGAGCGTTTCTTCGTCGCGGAAGTGGCCGCCGAAGATGTCGCGGCCATGATCATTGAACCAATTCAGGGTGAAGGGGGCTTTATCGTTCCGCCAAAAGAGTTTCTCCAGGGCCTCAAGAAAATTTGTGAAGAACACGGCATCGTCTTCATTGCGGATGAGGTGCAAAGCGGCTTTACGCGCACCGGCAAGATGTTTGCCATCGAGCACTTTGATGTGGTGCCCGATCTGATGACCATGGCCAAAGGGATTGCCGCGGGAATGCCCTTGAGCGCCGTGGTCGGCAAAGCGGAAATCATGGATGCCGCAACGCCGGGCCGCATTGGCGGCACGTTTGGCGGCAATCCGGTTTCCTGTGCGGCGGCTCTGGCGACCATTGATCTAATGGAACAAGAAAATTTTTGTGGAAAAGCAGAGCATGCCGGGACCAAACTAAAGAAAGCCCTGATTGAGCTTCAGAAAAAGTACCCTATCATTGGAGATGTTCGCGGACTGGGCTCTATGACCGCTATTGAACTGATCAAAGACCCACAAACGAAAGAACCGAACAAAAAAGCAGCGGCAGACTTAATCCACTATTGTTTTGAGAATGGAATTCTCATCATGGGGGCAGGCATATTTGGAAACGTGATTCGCTTTTTGCCTCCAGTGGTCATCAGTGACGAACAACTTGATAAAGCCATCGAAGTATTAGAAAACGGCTTTGCTACGTTGTGTAAATAG
- a CDS encoding putrescine aminotransferase, translating to MNERKEFRDIEFARSEAARMVELIRRPESEVSQEERERITRETTENFANHINKGFLEYRKSVTEAGDFALTEWIGQGSIMTDALGREFIDVLGGFGIYSAGIRHPEIVASVKAQLDRSPQYSQEMLDPLRAHLAKVLGYLTPGDLQYMFFINSGTEAVEGALKLAKFYTGRSGFIATTSAFHGKTLGSLSLMGKSVYRKPLMPLMHNTRHVPFGDADALERQLAICQQVGDDIAAFVAEPIQGEAGAIVPPDDYWPRVREICDRYDILLIADEVQTGLGRTGKYFGVDNWNVVPDIMCLGKALGGGVVPMSAFVASPKIWKVMEPNPFMHTSTTGGNPLACSAALAYIDVMVREDLPGQAARKGEYIMGKLAELQQRYPAVLEGYRGKGLLIGMEFATDEIGYKVASGLFKRQVLTAGTLTNAKAIRIEPALNIPDTLVDEVLTRLEDTFKEIK from the coding sequence ATGAATGAACGCAAAGAGTTTCGCGATATTGAGTTTGCCCGCAGTGAAGCTGCGCGGATGGTTGAACTGATTCGTCGTCCAGAAAGCGAAGTCTCTCAAGAGGAACGCGAACGGATTACACGTGAGACGACTGAAAATTTCGCCAACCACATCAATAAAGGCTTTCTTGAATACCGTAAGTCCGTGACGGAAGCCGGTGACTTTGCCTTGACCGAATGGATCGGGCAGGGTTCCATTATGACGGATGCTCTTGGCCGTGAATTTATTGATGTTCTGGGCGGATTCGGCATCTATTCCGCAGGCATCCGCCATCCTGAAATTGTCGCCTCGGTGAAGGCTCAGCTTGACCGCAGCCCGCAATACAGCCAGGAAATGCTCGATCCCCTGCGTGCCCACCTTGCCAAAGTGCTCGGCTATCTGACACCGGGCGATCTGCAATACATGTTTTTCATCAACAGCGGCACCGAAGCGGTTGAGGGCGCCCTGAAGCTGGCCAAGTTTTATACGGGTCGCAGCGGTTTTATCGCCACAACTTCAGCGTTTCACGGCAAGACACTCGGCTCGCTGTCGTTAATGGGTAAGTCGGTTTACCGCAAGCCGCTGATGCCGCTGATGCATAACACCCGTCACGTACCGTTCGGTGATGCCGATGCGCTGGAGCGGCAGCTGGCCATTTGCCAACAGGTTGGCGATGATATTGCCGCCTTTGTGGCTGAGCCGATCCAAGGTGAGGCCGGGGCCATTGTTCCTCCGGATGATTACTGGCCGCGCGTGCGTGAAATCTGTGACCGTTATGACATTCTGCTGATTGCCGACGAGGTTCAAACCGGACTGGGACGTACCGGTAAATATTTCGGTGTCGATAACTGGAATGTTGTTCCCGACATCATGTGCCTGGGTAAGGCTCTGGGTGGTGGTGTTGTGCCCATGTCGGCATTTGTGGCTTCACCTAAAATCTGGAAGGTGATGGAGCCCAATCCGTTTATGCACACCTCGACCACTGGTGGTAACCCTCTGGCCTGTTCTGCGGCGCTGGCCTATATCGATGTGATGGTGCGTGAGGATCTGCCTGGTCAGGCCGCACGCAAAGGCGAGTATATCATGGGCAAGCTGGCTGAGTTGCAGCAGCGTTACCCGGCGGTGCTCGAGGGCTATCGCGGCAAGGGCCTGTTGATCGGCATGGAGTTCGCTACCGATGAAATCGGCTACAAGGTTGCCTCCGGCCTGTTCAAACGCCAAGTGTTGACTGCGGGAACGCTGACCAACGCCAAGGCGATCCGTATTGAGCCGGCTCTCAATATTCCGGACACATTGGTGGATGAGGTGCTGACGCGCCTCGAAGACACCTTCAAGGAAATTAAGTAA
- a CDS encoding 4Fe-4S dicluster domain-containing protein: protein MRPSPAYRPESTKGCWGDALSVRNIYVQPEKCVGCLRCVRACAAVERRGIESPQARLFIHRHSDYGQVVPHLCFQCAAAMCLERCPSGAMFRDDNGVVKIDLELCVVCGRCVSSCPYGMVELDSTLRPYKCDGCDGDPACVKVCPTQALVFGTVNPWLVDLREKQMRQRSAQGSPSMKRDRLGYALIVEVQGESG, encoded by the coding sequence ATGAGGCCATCACCTGCGTACCGTCCTGAATCGACTAAAGGGTGTTGGGGCGATGCGTTGTCTGTACGTAACATTTATGTGCAGCCGGAAAAGTGTGTCGGTTGTTTGCGCTGCGTGCGAGCCTGTGCGGCTGTAGAGCGGCGTGGCATTGAGTCGCCGCAGGCACGTCTGTTCATTCATCGCCACAGCGACTATGGACAGGTGGTTCCCCATCTGTGTTTTCAGTGTGCTGCGGCCATGTGCTTGGAGCGTTGCCCTTCCGGGGCCATGTTTCGCGACGACAACGGCGTCGTCAAAATTGATCTGGAGTTGTGTGTTGTCTGTGGGCGCTGCGTCTCTTCGTGCCCTTACGGCATGGTGGAGCTGGACAGCACGTTGCGCCCTTATAAGTGCGATGGCTGCGACGGAGATCCGGCATGCGTCAAGGTGTGCCCGACACAAGCTCTGGTGTTCGGCACGGTTAACCCGTGGTTGGTTGACTTAAGGGAAAAACAGATGAGGCAACGAAGCGCTCAAGGATCGCCTTCAATGAAGAGGGATCGTTTAGGGTATGCCCTGATTGTTGAGGTGCAGGGCGAGTCTGGATAA
- a CDS encoding Na+/H+ antiporter NhaC family protein: protein MSDTTEIISEGCEELDRTSLRRMMIEYTVLVVFFALIAWLVPDDPSQFGILSAIPSVFLLAFIFYTKRILEGLTLASLLGFIMAYKLDFFSHVNETMVSVLTDGDTQWLFIVCGLMGSIIALIERGGGAAAFGDWVAKRAKTRKSTLLWTWFLGVVIFIDDYLNSLTVGSCMAPITDKHNVSREQLAYIVDSTAAPVCVLIPISTWAVYIGSLLEQCGAAAEGEGLKYFIQTIPYNFYGWVAALIVPLVILGVIPLFGPMKAAEKRAKEEGILAPPGSDKIDIHAGEHFETPRNPKILNFFLPILVLICSTIYFDVDMQMGVLSTVAFMFVLYIPQGILGPEAFFDAVVSGVKNMLFPLVMVVLAFTFADINEKVGFLTYVIETSKAIMTPQLLPLVVFIVLGITEFIMGLSWGMYAIAIPIVVPLALAIGADPIVAVGAVCSAGVWGSHICFYSDATILSSAASGCDNYRHAVTQMPYGFLGAVITGIGFLIVGFL, encoded by the coding sequence ATGAGTGATACCACGGAAATTATTTCAGAAGGATGTGAAGAACTTGACCGCACCTCGCTGCGGCGCATGATGATTGAATACACCGTGCTGGTGGTTTTTTTCGCCCTGATTGCCTGGCTGGTTCCTGATGATCCAAGTCAATTCGGCATTTTGTCGGCAATCCCGTCGGTGTTTTTGCTGGCCTTTATTTTTTATACCAAGCGGATTCTCGAAGGGTTGACCCTGGCTTCGTTGCTCGGCTTCATCATGGCGTATAAGCTCGATTTTTTCAGCCACGTGAACGAGACCATGGTGAGCGTGCTTACCGATGGCGACACGCAATGGCTGTTTATTGTCTGCGGTTTGATGGGCAGTATTATTGCCCTGATCGAGCGCGGCGGCGGTGCGGCGGCATTTGGCGATTGGGTGGCTAAACGGGCCAAAACCCGTAAAAGCACCCTGCTGTGGACCTGGTTTCTCGGGGTGGTGATCTTTATTGACGATTACCTCAACTCGCTGACTGTTGGCTCGTGCATGGCGCCGATCACCGACAAACACAACGTGTCACGCGAGCAGTTGGCCTATATCGTCGACTCCACGGCCGCGCCGGTGTGTGTGTTGATTCCGATCTCGACCTGGGCCGTCTATATCGGCAGTCTGCTCGAACAATGTGGAGCCGCTGCCGAAGGGGAGGGCTTGAAGTATTTCATCCAGACCATTCCGTACAACTTTTATGGCTGGGTGGCTGCGTTGATTGTACCGTTGGTTATTCTCGGTGTGATTCCTCTGTTTGGTCCGATGAAGGCCGCTGAAAAGCGCGCCAAAGAGGAAGGGATTCTGGCACCTCCCGGTTCAGATAAAATTGATATCCACGCCGGAGAACATTTTGAAACGCCGCGCAATCCGAAAATTCTCAACTTTTTCCTGCCGATTCTGGTGCTGATCTGCTCAACCATCTATTTTGATGTCGATATGCAGATGGGCGTGCTGAGCACCGTGGCCTTTATGTTCGTACTCTATATTCCGCAGGGGATTCTCGGTCCCGAGGCGTTCTTCGACGCGGTGGTTTCCGGGGTAAAAAACATGCTGTTCCCGCTGGTAATGGTGGTCCTGGCCTTTACCTTTGCCGACATTAACGAAAAAGTCGGTTTTTTGACCTACGTGATTGAGACCTCTAAGGCCATAATGACGCCGCAACTGTTGCCGTTGGTGGTCTTCATTGTTTTGGGCATCACCGAGTTCATCATGGGCCTGAGCTGGGGCATGTACGCCATTGCCATTCCCATTGTTGTTCCCTTGGCGCTGGCCATTGGTGCCGATCCGATTGTCGCTGTCGGTGCGGTGTGCTCCGCCGGGGTGTGGGGCAGCCATATCTGCTTCTATTCCGATGCGACGATTCTCAGTTCGGCCGCGTCCGGGTGTGATAATTATCGTCACGCCGTCACCCAGATGCCTTATGGCTTTCTCGGCGCGGTAATTACGGGCATCGGCTTTCTGATCGTCGGCTTTCTTTAA